Part of the Petrotoga olearia DSM 13574 genome, CAATAGAAATTATGGCAATTAAATAAGCGGCAAAGGTTACAGGCATCTTTTTTATCAAACCACCAAGTTCGTTCATATTCGTGGTACCCGTTCTATAAGCTACCGCACCAATAGCTAAAAACATAGCGGCTGATGCCATCGCATGATTGAAGATATGCATTATTCCACCTGCGAATCCCACTTGATCTAAAAGTGAGATGCCAATCAATATGTATCCTCCATTTGCAACGGTGGAATAAGCTATCAATCTTTTAGCGTCTTCTTGTTTTATGGCCATAAGGGTTCCAACTATAATGCTTATTGCCCCTAGAACCATAATTATATAATTTTCATAAGGAACCCCGATTATACGAATATGGTTAGAAAAGATCTGTGAAGTAGGGATAATTGCGCTAACCAACAAGGCTATAAATGCCCCCATTTTAACTAATCCTCCCGAAAGAACCGGAGAAAAGGTATGAGGAGCGTTCCCATGAGCTATGGGGAGCCACGTGTGAAATGGAAAAATTCCGAGTTTTGCAAGTCCCGCGATAATAATTGCAAAATAAGCCATTACGGCTGTATTGGGGCTGCTAATTAAATTCTGTGAAATACTTTCTATATCAAAGGTTTGAAACAATGAGTATAAATACATCACCGCAAAAAACATAGAGAAAGAACCGATCGTGCTGATTGTGTAATAAACTACAGAGGCCTTCCTCGATTTACCAAGGGGAATTATAAACAAAGAAGACCAAACCACCATCTCCCAAAATATAAATAACGTAAGAAAATCCTTTGCAAAGAAAATCCCCAATGTAGAAACTACAGAAAACACGTAGAGCATGTTGTATGAAGCAGGGTTAACCATTTTTTCTATCCAATAGGGATTAAAAAAGGACACAAGGAAATAAGTTAAAACCATTATTATGGAAAAGAACCAACCATAATTAGAGCTCACCAATTGCAAAGAAAATCCTCCAAAAGATCCAAGGTTAAATACTGTTCCAACATCGTTCATATATCCAAACAAAAATATCAACACAAACAACGTTGAAAAAATGGTAAAGTAACTACCTAACTTTTTGTTTATCTTTGTTAAGAAAAAAGTCAAAACCGATAACAACAAACCTGTAATTAACAGAGAGTTTAACGCCATCTACATCACTCCCATTGACAAATAAGATAAGGAATCCTTCAAAGGTGTTGATACGTTCTGTACAAAATCTCCGAATAGTTCTGGGTAAATTCCTCCCACAATGAATAAGAACCCAACAACTACCGATACAACACTTATAACAAATAACTTGTTCATGGAAAATTGAGTGGTTAACTTTTCAGTTGCCTCCTCATGTTCTTCACCTGGTACCCATAGTTTAACTAGCATCCTTATATAATAAACACCTTCCAACAAACTTCCCAACAATATTACTAATGGAATAATCCAGTTGATATTGAATGCGGTGTTTATAATGTTGAATTTTGCATAAAAACCATAGAACAAAGGAAGGCCTATCAAAGACAAAGCCGAAACTGTAAATCCAAAACCCACTAGAGGATACTTTCTAAATATTCCGGCAGCTTTATCGATAGAATCACTTGAATTATTCTCATAAACGTTCGCGGCGGTAGAAAACATCACTATCTTAGCAAAGGCATTATTTATTAGTTGTAAAATAGCTGCATACCCTCCGCCTATTAAAAATAGTCCAGTGATCAATCCTGCCTGTCCCACGCTTGAGAAAGTAAGAATTTCCCTCATATTCTTTGTAGAGATCGCAGAAGCTTCGGCAAATATGAAGGTTATAAAGGTAATTGTGATAAATATATTAAACAAAGGCCCGTTAACCGTAATTAGATTTGAAAAGAACCTTCCAAACACCAAAAAAATTGTTGACGCATAAACTGAGGAAAATAATGGAGCAGTCAAGATGTTTACATTGGAATAAATACCTCTAACCCAACTATTAAAAGGTAAAAGTTTTGCCTCAACCGCTAAACCTGAAAAAATTAAAATAGAAACTATCAGTTGAATATTTTGTGAAAGTTCTGAGAAGTGAACGGACAAATCAGACATGTTCAAACTTCCAACAGCGGCGTATACAATAATTATTCCAAGTAAATACAAACTAGATCCCACGGAACCTAAAACCAAATAATTAAAAGTATGATGGTACTTCTCCTGCAAAGTTGATATTATATAAGCTGCAATAGTTGCTATTTCAAAGAACACATAAAAGTTGAATAAATCGTTAGTTAACACCATTCCGTTGAGTCCAGCTAAAGCTATTAACAAAGGCAATGAATATTTTCCAATCTTCTTCATCCCAATCAGAGTAGAAACGAGAAATAAAATATTAATTAATATTATCCCGAATAAAGAATAATTATCCACCAACAAGTTGATACCAAAAGGTGGCTGCCAGCCTCCAATCTCATAACTTCCTTTTTGTACAAAAAAAGTAAAGATGGTGTTTAAAACCAAACCAAAAAACAAAAGAGATTTAGAAAAGTTTTTAAACATTACCCCAACGAACGCTAGAAGTAGAGGAATAACAATTAAAAGTACAGGATTAATCATCTGAACCACCTCTAATTTCATCTATTTCGATAGAACCTTTTTCAACGTATACTTTCCTAATAAAAGCCAAGCCTAAAGCGGTAGTTCCAAAACCAATAACGATTGCGGTTAATACCAAGGCTTGAGGAAGGGGATCAACATAATTTGAAACAGAATCAAACGTTATGATCGGTGCGTTACCACCGTTAACGTACCCAATAGATATAATGAAGAGATTCAACCCTAATTCTAAAATATTCAGTGAAATAAGCATCTTAACCAAATTCTTTGATGAGAGTAAGCCATAGATTCCAACAAAAAAAAGCGCTAAAAACAAATACTGAATCATTCTTCTCCCCCCTGTGTTAAAAAGTTACCTATGATATTTGACAATTCAGAACCAACTTTTAACCCTATCAACACATATAGTATAGGTGTCAATCCTGCACTAAAAAGGTGACCAATCTCACCCGATGGTAAGAAGTTGTACAAAAATGAATTAAAAGCAAAAAGTCCTATTAACCCTAAAACTATTATTAATACTCCTGAGGTACCTTCAAGTACGGTGAAGGCATTCATCTTTTCTTTGAATTTATCATCGCTTATGTACATCAATAAAACTGATGAGGCTATCATAGCCCCCCCTGGAAATCCTCCACCCGGGGTTAGATGACCGTGAACGAATATATAAATCCCAACGATCAATATGATGCCTGTTATAATTCGGACACCCGCCTTGAGAATGAAATTTGGTTTTACTCGAAAGCCCAATCTTTCCTTCCCTACATTTAAAAGCAACGCTACTCCCATTGCTGAAAGGAAAAGGACGGTTAATTCTCCCAAGGTGTCAAATCCTCTGTAATTGACAACTACAGAAGTGACAATGTTGGCTGATCCTGTTTCCGGATAAGGTCTGGTTTCATCTGTGTTCTTTTCTAAATATCTTTGTGAAATGGTGTTATTTAAATCTTTCTCCCCATACTTTGGAAAGAAACTTTGTGAATCGTACAGTAACGAGAATATAAAAAAGGCAACAGTAAACGTCAGTAAAGCTGCAACAAACTTCTTCATTATTTCTCACCACTCTTTTTCATAGCCATCAAAGTAAATACGAAAATCGAGGTCATCAAACCAGAACCTATAACCGCCTGAGTTATAGCAACATCTGGAGCTTTCATGATAATGAATTCCACAACTGAAAGCAAAGAAGTGATTGATAAGAAAACGATCGAATTCAACAACTTTTTCGATTCAATAGCCATCAAAGCGAAGAGAATCATTATAAAACCTGTGATTACACCAATTATTTCAATCATTTTGACTCATCTCCTCTTTCTCATACAAACTTTTTAAGTCGTCTTTTTGTAATTTGGCTATTTTTGCACCGTGTAAATAGGAAGCACGGGCTAAAACGGAGCTCCCAACGGGATTGGTGATGGTCATAAAAATAACCAAGATAATTGATTTCAAAAGCCACGAAGGGTTTAAAAATCCAACCCCTAAAATTAAAGAGAACGCACCTAAAGTTGTGGCTTTCGTACCCGCTTGTATTCTATTGAAAACATCTGGCATTCTGAATATTCCCAAACCTCCCAACAAATAGAAAATTCCTCCAATTATTATTAAAACGTCTCCGATCACCTTCATTTTTTCGCCTCCAAATATCTGGAAAGAACAACGGTTTCCAAAAAGGATAACACCCCGTAAACTATTGCAATATCCAAATAAATTTCATTCTTGAAGACTTGAGATAGCAAGACAATAACTCCTGTGATCATGACGTTCATTGTATCTAAAGATACGATTCTATCAGTTACTTCAGGACCAATTATCATTCTCAAGACCGAAAAAAACACACCTATTCCAATGAGGCTAAACACGATAATCTCGATCATTTGTATATCCTCCCCAAAATTTTTTCGAAAGTCCCTGTCACATGTTTTTTGTAATCTCTTTCATTTTCACCTTTTATATCTATCCAATGGATGTATAGGTTTTCATCATCGACATCTATAGATAAGGTCCCAGGGGTTAAAGTAACGGAATTTGCCAAAGTTAACTTGCCAACGTCACCCTTCAAATCAACAGGGATTTTTACAAAACCAGGGTTTAAAGGAATTTTTGGTGTCAAAACCCTTCTCGCAACATCGATATTAGATAAAAACATTTTGTAGAGGAAAACAGGCACGTATACAATCACAAATAAAGGTAATTTGTATACAACAGAAAAATCAAATTCATAATCCACAAGACGTGAAATGACACCTGCTAAAACAATTGAAACTAACAATCCAACGATAAGTTCAGAAAGGTTAAAAGAAGTCATGAACAGCCAGATTACTAGAAGAACAATAAAAGTCGAAACAAATTTCTTCACAACAATCCCTCCACTTCATATAGTTTGTGAAAAAAAACTCATACTGGATAAGCTGAAAATTTTATTCGAATACATTATACCAGTAAGTGGTATAATGTCAAAATCAAGAAAACACTTTCTAATTGGATATATTTGTTCTTAATTACCTTTAATTACCCCAAACCGCTAATTTTCCACCGTATTCATTTTTATGGTATAATTGAATATACAATTTTTCATAACTTCTTTTGATTATTGATCACCTTCCAGGGGGTACCTTTGAAAGGAGGAACAATAAATGGACAGAAGAATGTTGGGTAAGACACAAGAAGAACTCTCTATAATAGGTTTGAATTTGGAAAAGTTGTTGGTAAGTGAGGATGCTTATGAAGTTAAAAGGTATTTAGAAAAGTTTATTCTAAGAGGTGTAAACTTTTTTGAAATTTCTCTTAAATTTGAACCCAAAGATGAAGCAGCGGTTTTCCCCATAAATCTGTATAGGGATCAACTTTTTATTGCGGGTAGATCTTACTCCAAAAGCGGTGATGAGATACAACAGGACATAAAAGAACTATTAGCTAAATTCAATCTTCAATATTTAGATTTAATCCAAATTATTGTAAAAACTCAAGAGGATATTCATAGAATTCTAGGTCCTGAAGGCGCTTTAGAGGGGGTCTTTGCCGCTAAAAATTTGGGCTTAATAAAGTACATAGGTTTTTCAACAAACAAAGAAAGTATAGCCTTAAAACTTTTAGAAAGTTATGATTTTGATTCGATTACATTTCCCATAGATTGGATGAACTGGTACACAGGTTTTGGAAGAAAAGTGATTTCTAAAGCTAAGGAAAAAGGTACCGGTGTAATAAGTAAACAAAATCTTATAAAAAAGATAACGAAGGTAAATGAAGAAAAAGGTATATCTGACCTTCTTTATATTCCTTCTGAAAGTTATGAAGAAGTTAAGACAACGATAAGATTTTCTCTTACTAAGCCAATAACCTCTATCTTATGTTCTAGCCACATTGACCTTTTAGAATGGTTAATACAAGCAGCCGACGAATTCACACCCCTTGACATTCAAGAAGAAGAAAATTTGCGAAAAAGT contains:
- a CDS encoding aldo/keto reductase; the protein is MDRRMLGKTQEELSIIGLNLEKLLVSEDAYEVKRYLEKFILRGVNFFEISLKFEPKDEAAVFPINLYRDQLFIAGRSYSKSGDEIQQDIKELLAKFNLQYLDLIQIIVKTQEDIHRILGPEGALEGVFAAKNLGLIKYIGFSTNKESIALKLLESYDFDSITFPIDWMNWYTGFGRKVISKAKEKGTGVISKQNLIKKITKVNEEKGISDLLYIPSESYEEVKTTIRFSLTKPITSILCSSHIDLLEWLIQAADEFTPLDIQEEENLRKSCEDLSKVFNPKNI
- a CDS encoding proton-conducting transporter membrane subunit, with the protein product MALNSLLITGLLLSVLTFFLTKINKKLGSYFTIFSTLFVLIFLFGYMNDVGTVFNLGSFGGFSLQLVSSNYGWFFSIIMVLTYFLVSFFNPYWIEKMVNPASYNMLYVFSVVSTLGIFFAKDFLTLFIFWEMVVWSSLFIIPLGKSRKASVVYYTISTIGSFSMFFAVMYLYSLFQTFDIESISQNLISSPNTAVMAYFAIIIAGLAKLGIFPFHTWLPIAHGNAPHTFSPVLSGGLVKMGAFIALLVSAIIPTSQIFSNHIRIIGVPYENYIIMVLGAISIIVGTLMAIKQEDAKRLIAYSTVANGGYILIGISLLDQVGFAGGIMHIFNHAMASAAMFLAIGAVAYRTGTTNMNELGGLIKKMPVTFAAYLIAIISIAGIPPTSGFASKWLIFQGLASKGLMFIAFATFFGSIGSFMYVFRPLATVFLGQLSPKHKDVKEVPFMMQIPMLVMSLLTIYFGVFPSEMLGFISKIQASLNIVPISVEGSKIYSFSGMWDSLVITVAFVIGFIIAALIFYTHKKAQPVDQMNTYTSGEFIYDPESYHYAKNYYAPFERLYKNHPSVEKFYDVIALRVNEFGRLVRSWFFSSNASVGVFWISVIITIAFFWGDKI
- a CDS encoding complex I subunit 5 family protein; the protein is MINPVLLIVIPLLLAFVGVMFKNFSKSLLFFGLVLNTIFTFFVQKGSYEIGGWQPPFGINLLVDNYSLFGIILINILFLVSTLIGMKKIGKYSLPLLIALAGLNGMVLTNDLFNFYVFFEIATIAAYIISTLQEKYHHTFNYLVLGSVGSSLYLLGIIIVYAAVGSLNMSDLSVHFSELSQNIQLIVSILIFSGLAVEAKLLPFNSWVRGIYSNVNILTAPLFSSVYASTIFLVFGRFFSNLITVNGPLFNIFITITFITFIFAEASAISTKNMREILTFSSVGQAGLITGLFLIGGGYAAILQLINNAFAKIVMFSTAANVYENNSSDSIDKAAGIFRKYPLVGFGFTVSALSLIGLPLFYGFYAKFNIINTAFNINWIIPLVILLGSLLEGVYYIRMLVKLWVPGEEHEEATEKLTTQFSMNKLFVISVVSVVVGFLFIVGGIYPELFGDFVQNVSTPLKDSLSYLSMGVM
- a CDS encoding sodium:proton antiporter produces the protein MIQYLFLALFFVGIYGLLSSKNLVKMLISLNILELGLNLFIISIGYVNGGNAPIITFDSVSNYVDPLPQALVLTAIVIGFGTTALGLAFIRKVYVEKGSIEIDEIRGGSDD
- a CDS encoding monovalent cation/H+ antiporter complex subunit F, with amino-acid sequence MIEIIVFSLIGIGVFFSVLRMIIGPEVTDRIVSLDTMNVMITGVIVLLSQVFKNEIYLDIAIVYGVLSFLETVVLSRYLEAKK
- a CDS encoding Na+/H+ antiporter subunit E, giving the protein MKKFVSTFIVLLVIWLFMTSFNLSELIVGLLVSIVLAGVISRLVDYEFDFSVVYKLPLFVIVYVPVFLYKMFLSNIDVARRVLTPKIPLNPGFVKIPVDLKGDVGKLTLANSVTLTPGTLSIDVDDENLYIHWIDIKGENERDYKKHVTGTFEKILGRIYK
- the mnhG gene encoding monovalent cation/H(+) antiporter subunit G, whose protein sequence is MKVIGDVLIIIGGIFYLLGGLGIFRMPDVFNRIQAGTKATTLGAFSLILGVGFLNPSWLLKSIILVIFMTITNPVGSSVLARASYLHGAKIAKLQKDDLKSLYEKEEMSQND
- a CDS encoding Na(+)/H(+) antiporter subunit B produces the protein MIEIIGVITGFIMILFALMAIESKKLLNSIVFLSITSLLSVVEFIIMKAPDVAITQAVIGSGLMTSIFVFTLMAMKKSGEK
- a CDS encoding Na(+)/H(+) antiporter subunit B, which codes for MKKFVAALLTFTVAFFIFSLLYDSQSFFPKYGEKDLNNTISQRYLEKNTDETRPYPETGSANIVTSVVVNYRGFDTLGELTVLFLSAMGVALLLNVGKERLGFRVKPNFILKAGVRIITGIILIVGIYIFVHGHLTPGGGFPGGAMIASSVLLMYISDDKFKEKMNAFTVLEGTSGVLIIVLGLIGLFAFNSFLYNFLPSGEIGHLFSAGLTPILYVLIGLKVGSELSNIIGNFLTQGGEE